ATAAGCGCTGACCAAACTGTAATGGTGGTGCCAAGGTAGGGGGCCAGCACGCGCGCGCCCACCAGCTCCACAGCCATGACGGTGAAGCCGCCCAGGAAGGAAGCGAGGCGGAGTTGAAAAGCGTATGCCGTGGTCATTATGGAGGGTTAACGCCCTTGGAGAATGGGTAAGGCAACAGGTGTCTTAACATGACTGTCATCGTTCACCCACGCCTCCGTAAGGCAGGCCATGTACAAGCGGTCTGGGGAATCACCGAGAAAGTCGGTCATAGCAGGAGCTGGCTTTCCTTTTTGCAGGTACCGGATAGCGATGCACTTTTCTATTTCCACCAGGTCTGTCACCTCATGTGCCAAGGCTTTGGCGTAGAAGCCAAAATCACCCACACCCTCTTCTTCGCTGAATACACACACCGCAACCTGAGGGTGGAGAAGAATATGCTGCGAGTGCTCTGTATCCTTGCGGGATTTCCAAATAATGTTCAGCTCGTCATCAAAACTCAGGTTTAAACATACTGTCCAGGGGTTGCCCGACCCATCAACGGTCGACAAGGCAAACTGCTTGTGTCGAGGCAGGTTGGTGCGGATAAAATTGATAACCGATTCCGGATTGTTCCCCTGAAAAGCAGCCATGACTTACTGAGTATAGCGGAATGAGGAATCCACCTAGAACAAAATTTTCCCGGCATGACCAAAACGATACGTTTTATTTGCACTTACCAGATTGACAATCATCCATTTTTATGCTAAAGTGCCAGCGCTCATTAACAAATCGAAAAGAGAGCTAAGGGAGGTCCAGTGGACCAACAACGTCACACCGGCTTTGTGATTGGCTACACCACACACTCCGGCAAACCCCCAGTTTGGAAAGTCCGTGTAAAGGATGAAACAAGTCCCCAGAACGGCGCCAAGCTAACCGTAGCCTCCATTCGCGATAACATCGCACTGTCAAAAGGTTTAAACGTTAACTTCCTCATTGGATCAGTAGATGACACCTCTGGACAACCCGACCTACGGGCTGTCGATGTTCAACTACAACCAGTGGGCTAAGAATGTGAAAACCAGGTCAAAGGTCAAAAAGAAATGCAAAGTGAAGCAGAGATAAAATCTTTCGTACTCGAAACGGAACAGTATGTCCAAGGCATGGAAGGGCGCATCCGAACACTGGATCGCAACCTTGCCGAGACGCGAGGACAGCTGGAAATAACTCGCATTCGCGGGTCTCTCCCTCGGGAACTTGTACCACTCCGCGACGCCCTCATGGGTGCGCGGTCGACCATTGCAGAACAGGAAGAGCTGCTGGCAAGACTCACCAAGCCAGCCCTCCTGTATGCCACTGTCCTTAAGGTTAACCGCAAAGCGGGGAGCGTTGAGGCAAAGGACTTCCCCCTAGGAAGCAAGGTGGTTTACCTGGACGACAGGGAAAACCCAACTACCACTACGATGGAGGTGATGTCGGCTGTAAACGAAGACGGCTATGTAACTGTTTTTGATCACGGATCGAAGCGGAAACACTCCCTCTACGTCTTACCTCCCGCCTTTAAACCGGTCATCCTGATTGACGACCAAAGGAACCCGCTCCCTCAAGATACCGTGCCGCGCCCTGGTATGAAGGTCAAACTCCATACCCCGCACTGCTTTGGTACGCGGGAAAGTGAGGTTCCTTACAACTACTACGAAAAGAACCTGAGTGTTCGCTTCGGGGTCATTAGTGAGGTTGCCTTTAACTACCTCCTGGTTAAAACCTGCGTAAGCACCCCATTCGCGTTTGTGTACCACCGCCGTCCCCTTCAG
Above is a genomic segment from Verrucomicrobiia bacterium containing:
- a CDS encoding pyridoxamine 5'-phosphate oxidase family protein — protein: MAAFQGNNPESVINFIRTNLPRHKQFALSTVDGSGNPWTVCLNLSFDDELNIIWKSRKDTEHSQHILLHPQVAVCVFSEEEGVGDFGFYAKALAHEVTDLVEIEKCIAIRYLQKGKPAPAMTDFLGDSPDRLYMACLTEAWVNDDSHVKTPVALPILQGR